A region from the Mucilaginibacter sp. CSA2-8R genome encodes:
- a CDS encoding LutB/LldF family L-lactate oxidation iron-sulfur protein gives MGSTAEKFLEDSEVKAFEPDHRRIINYNMGKYHAAVTRGTARLVNLETAKRKAHVVKWRVMENLDKFLPEFEANFQRRGGKVIWANDVAEAQQEILSILERAGARKVVKSKTMATEEIDLNEFLKLNNIESLETDLGEYIVQLLEQKPYHIVTPAMHLSKEDIAKLFNERFGTPIDATPEQLAAKARELLREKYLQADVGITGANFLIADTGGVALSENEGNTRLNTTFPKIHIAIVGIEKIIPSMADLDLFWPLLSTHGTGQNLTVYNTVLTGPRQPGETDGPEEMYVILLDNGRTDLLAQKDQRQGLYCIRCGACLNACPVYQNVGGHTYNTTYSGPIGSVITPHMKGMEEFKHLSYASSLCGRCTEVCPVKIDIHKMLLLNRRDAVKSDIVSTPEKWGWTAWKTAMQSRKLTDFFGSGVKNFLLKSLFKKSWGKYREMPVVAEKSFAQRWAEKTGPAEKD, from the coding sequence ATGGGAAGTACGGCTGAGAAATTTTTGGAAGATTCGGAAGTAAAGGCGTTCGAGCCCGACCATAGGCGTATCATTAACTACAACATGGGTAAGTATCATGCGGCAGTTACCCGTGGTACGGCGCGTTTGGTAAATTTAGAAACGGCGAAGCGTAAAGCACACGTAGTTAAATGGCGGGTGATGGAAAATCTGGATAAGTTTTTACCCGAGTTTGAAGCTAATTTTCAGCGCCGTGGCGGTAAAGTAATCTGGGCAAATGATGTTGCTGAGGCCCAGCAGGAAATACTTAGCATTTTGGAAAGAGCTGGTGCCCGTAAAGTGGTGAAATCGAAGACCATGGCCACTGAGGAAATTGATTTAAATGAATTTCTGAAACTCAATAATATAGAGTCGCTCGAAACGGATTTAGGTGAGTACATTGTACAGTTACTGGAGCAAAAGCCTTACCATATTGTAACGCCGGCTATGCACCTCTCTAAAGAAGATATTGCCAAGCTGTTTAATGAGCGTTTTGGCACACCTATAGATGCTACGCCCGAGCAGCTGGCCGCCAAGGCTCGCGAGCTACTGCGCGAAAAGTATCTGCAGGCAGATGTAGGCATCACCGGCGCAAACTTTTTGATTGCCGATACCGGTGGCGTAGCCTTAAGCGAAAATGAAGGTAACACCCGCTTAAATACCACCTTTCCCAAAATACACATAGCCATTGTAGGTATCGAAAAAATAATACCATCTATGGCCGATTTAGACTTGTTTTGGCCCTTACTGTCCACACACGGAACGGGGCAGAACCTGACGGTTTACAATACTGTCCTGACCGGCCCGAGACAGCCCGGCGAAACTGATGGCCCGGAGGAAATGTATGTGATATTGCTTGACAATGGCCGTACTGATTTGCTGGCTCAAAAAGATCAGCGGCAGGGGCTGTACTGTATTCGTTGCGGCGCTTGTTTAAATGCCTGCCCTGTGTATCAAAATGTAGGTGGCCATACCTATAACACTACTTATAGCGGCCCAATAGGCTCGGTAATCACCCCGCACATGAAGGGGATGGAAGAGTTTAAGCACCTGAGCTATGCATCGAGCTTGTGCGGCCGCTGTACAGAAGTTTGCCCGGTTAAAATAGATATTCATAAAATGTTGCTGCTTAACCGGCGCGATGCTGTAAAGAGCGACATTGTAAGCACACCCGAAAAGTGGGGCTGGACAGCCTGGAAAACGGCAATGCAAAGCCGCAAGCTGACCGACTTTTTTGGTAGCGGAGTTAAAAACTTTTTACTTAAAAGCTTATTTAAAAAATCGTGGGGTAAATACCGCGAAATGCCGGTGGTAGCCGAAAAGTCGTTTGCTCAACGCTGGGCCGAAAAAACTGGGCCTGCCGAAAAAGATTAA